Genomic window (Candidatus Zixiibacteriota bacterium):
CGATTTGGACGGCGATTCACTGCGCGTGCGACGACCTCGGAGTCGCCGTCGTTACGGGGCACACCGGTCGCTACGAGGGATGCGAATTCCCGATTGTCGGCTCGGCTACCATGATCGGCATCGGGCCGTCCGGTGGCTACGTTGTTCCGTCAATGGCCCGGGTCGGTGACCACGTCATTGTGACGAAAGGCCCCGCAATCGAAGCAACGGCGACATTGGCCGCCGCTTGTCCCAAACTGGTTGGATCCCGTTGCGGGCAGGACTGTCTGAGACAGGCGCAGGCACTGCTGGAACGGATGAGTGTCGTCGACGATGCCAAAGCTGCGATACAGGCCGGGATTCACGATCGCGGTGTCACCTCGATGCACGACGCCACCGAAGGCGGTCTGTGGAATGCGTTGGCCGAAGTGTCACGTGCCTGCCAATGCGGAATGCGCGTCGACCGCTCGCAAATCCCGATGCCGCAAGCCGTCAGCGAACTCTGCGCTGCGTTCAACCTCGATCCATTTGTTTCCAGCAGCGAGGGAACGC
Coding sequences:
- a CDS encoding AIR synthase family protein; this encodes MRGEVIVGPQSGVDVGVVDIGHDQVAVLTTDPLYIFPPFGWDRAAWCAIHIIASDAFTSGIAPQYMSIDLTLPLDTDDRALESIWTAIHCACDDLGVAVVTGHTGRYEGCEFPIVGSATMIGIGPSGGYVVPSMARVGDHVIVTKGPAIEATATLAAACPKLVGSRCGQDCLRQAQALLERMSVVDDAKAAIQAGIHDRGVTSMHDATEGGLWNALAEVSRACQCGMRVDRSQIPMPQAVSELCAAFNLDPFVSSSEGTLVITCRPGKSADVISILGQSGIEAAVIGEMCGKHSGVMVAEGAVLTELPNEFSDPFWPVLRQALPEEATLG